CGGGCACTTCATGTATATTTTTGTCATACTAAATGCATCAATCATAGGATGGAAATACTGCTACCATATTGTAGTTGTTGACAGTACATTCCTTAAATCATCACACATAGGGACAATGTTAACAGTTAGCGCACAAGATGCGGCATGTGAATATGTCGCAGTCTcgtataataattatatatggTATAGATAGTTCTTATCCGTGTATAACAAAAATAAACATGTGGATGCTTTCTTATTTTCTTAACGACGAATTTTTTTCCACTAGCATATATTGTTGTTGATTCTGAAAATGATGCTTCCTAGAAATGATTTTTTGGAATGTTTAGACAGGAGTTTAGGGAAAGGGAAAGGATGTACATCGTATTTGATCGTCGTGCAAGCATATTGAGAGGTTCTTCGATTGTGTATCCAGAGGTATCTCACTGTATATGCATATTCCATCTTAGCAATAACATAAAGAAGCAGTTCAAGAAGAACCATGACCGGCACTGAGGGAAGTATTTTTTTGCAATGGCCAAAGCAtacaaaattaaatattttaatcgCCTCATGCAAGATATGGACAACATTGATAAGAGGGTAAGGGGTTACCTGTTCAAAGTTGGTTATGAGAAGTGGTCCATTGCGCATTCCATTATTAATAAATCCATGGTGATGACTTCAAATGTTGTTGAGTCACTCAATGCAAGAAACAGAGAGGCAAGAGAGCTACCAATCATGAGTTTGCTAGATTACATGATGAATTTGATTATGGAATGGAATAATACAAATAGAATGACTGCAATGAGTACATTTACTGGCTTAGGAAAAAAATATAACGAAGTACTGAAGGAAAATAGCAGTTTGTCGCAGAAGATAACGataaatattcttttatcatGTCTTACTTCATACGCCTGAATAACATACTTTGTCAAAAATACATTAATACTTGTCATACCCTGTTTTACTAatgatatttatttaaatttagATAAGGCCTTCAACCGATTATGTATATGTAGTAATGGATGATGAACAAAGGCGGAACATAGTCTGCATACAAAAAAGGGAATGCTCATACGAACGATTTCAAGTGGATGAAATTCCTTGTCCACATGCCATGGCAGTATTGGACTACACACACATAGAAACACTCAAATATTGTTATGCCTATTACACCGAGGAATACTTCAAGAAGACATATGAGGTGCGAGTTAATCCACTTCCAGATGAAACTACATGGGATCTTCCAACATAGGTGTTAGATAATGTGGTCCTACCACCGATAGTGAAGGGCAAATCAGGATGACCGACGAAGTCACGACGCATGGGACTTTATGAATATCTGTATGCTGAAACAGTTACCTGTGGACTTTGTGAAAAACAAGGACACAATAGAAGAACATGCAGGAATGCTCGAGACAACTAGTAGATATTGCTACAATGATTTAGTATTTTATAATTGTTTTTCTTGTGAATGTTACAATTAGAATATTGGAAAATAATGAGATTTGCAATCAAATTCTCTATGATGTATGAATAAAGATACTACTTTTTGTCGTAATGAAGTATTGGTAGAAATTTTATTCCAAATACTATTATGGATgttaatatacaaaatagatgtcaatatacaaaacatatacaaaatagatgtcactatacaaaatatatacaaaaaaagaCTGTAActgtacaaaaaatatacaaaataaaatttttatatttattcaaAAAACAATAGACCATCAATATTGTATATACAATTTACATATAATAGACTGtgactatacaaaaattatacaaaatagatgtcactatacaaaatatatacaaaaaagactattactatacaaaatatatacaaaaaagaaTGTCGTTatacagtttatatacagtttaGCTGCCCCCAAAACTTCATTCACAAAACTTCTTATAACAACTAAGCAACACCAGCTAAATTTGCAAAACATGtcgaaatagattaaagttgcatAAATTACAAAACTAAAACTGTAGAAAAGTCAAAACTACCTAAAATCTGAAACTTTCAAAATTTCACTATTAACTGAAAACAAACACGTCGCaattaaaagtaatattcaaCATTAGCATTTCAAACATTTTATTCAAAAACATCCCAAACAAAATGCATAAACCGTGATATAAGTATGCAACTCTATCCAATCATAAGACAACATAAAAACCAAACTACTTCATCTTAAAACTACATGTGAATTTTCCGCCAAACTATTCCAAACTATTTCATCTTGCCCTTTTTCTTGATATCCTTCAAAGTCTCGTCATCACAAACGGCATGCGACTTGCCCTTTTTCTTGAtatccttcaaagtctcctcaTCACCAACGACATGCGACTTGCCCTTTTTCTTGATATCCTTCAAAGTCTCGTCATCACCAACGGCATGTGTCTTGCCCTTTTTCTTGTTACCCTTCAAAGCCTTGTCATCACCAATGACATGCGACTTGCCCTTTTTCTTGTTATCCTTTTTTGTCAGATCCTTCAATCTACCAGTAGACTCATTATCAGTCATCACTAACTGCATATGCTATTTGTTTCTTCACTCTATAATCCCATAGTAATATACCATATCGTTTCCGTATCCCATCAATATTAATAGATTTAGGAATATTGTTGCCTTGAATGATGTACTCAGCAAATGCAGCAACATAAACACCACAATCACTATATACAAGGTCGCACATAAACATTGAATAAGTTAGTATAATATCCAAATAGGAATTCATGTACAAAAGTGAATAAGAAtcagaaatattaaataataatttatttgttTATCTTGTGTTGGCAACCTATCAACGACATGAATCTCAAAAGGATCAATGGCGGGAATTCCTATAGGATTCTCCTTTGTGTCCCAAAACCAATATGATGAAGGAAATATGGGAGCAACAATAAGTATGGCTCAATTGATCTCCGAACTGTACTATTCAGTCGCGCGCCACACATGGAATCATATACATAAATACAGAGATCTTTGAATGACAGTCTTGCCAATATCTAGTGCCACTTATGAGACAGATTTATAAGGGGGGGGGAGGGAACTTCATCAACAGTACACCGAGGAgcattacatcttaaaaaataccCAAGTATATACTCACCAATTGAATCTGTTTGAGTAATCAAATTCATGTCactatttttttccaaaaaatccTTGTAAAAAATTGTAATCAAGCAGTTAAACCAACAATTGGTAATTGTGAATCTTACTGGAACATCAACACCGTACTTCCCTTTctcaaatagtaaaaaataacaTCAATATTCTAAAATATGTAGAATAAACACACATAGTCAGAAAATTATATTATGAGAAAACTAAAATGTATATTTTATGCATAAACCATTTATACATTTAACAGAAGATACTGCAAATATACATAAAAGATACTCTTCCAAGTTGATACTATGTTTTTTATTGCCATTATTGTTCTAGTCCTTTCTTCTGCCTATATCCAAGAGTTACAAAGTCTCATTTCTCATTTTATTACAGATAGAATCTATATGTAATTACAACATGGATAAAAGAATAGAAATGGCATTTATGCTAACAAATTAACATCAATATGCTGCAAATATGAAGAACCATTATAGTGTTGACTTACTGAATCACACGAGGATAGGCCGGGATATGCAAATGTGAAGAACAATCATTTTATCCAATATCATCAACTCTAAATTTAAAGATTTTATTTAGCTTATTGCTAATCTCTTTATAAACACAGTCCCTAATGAATCACGATAAAAAGATATGGTTCATAACACGAAACACGAAACACgaaaaaataaacaagaaaaaaaaaaccgAAACATAAAACTTACGGTGCACTAGTCCTTAAGCCTCTATTGATGAAAGTGTTCCACTTACACAATATTGTGAAATCAACACGATTGTCAATATTTTTCTGAAAAGGATACTTTATAGTAAAAATGAACTTATTTGGCTTATTTGTCAAGATCGACATCTTTGACTTAGTTGGCTTATTTTGAGCAACTTTGATGGTGCTACTAGAGTTAAATGTGTTCCTGACTGGTGACTTGATGACCCCTGTTGATTTTCTTTCTCTAGGGATCATTTCATATGTGTCATGATCAACAACAAATATACGATCTTCCTGCATAGTAACAATATTTTTCTTCACTCCTAAAAAATCACCATGTACAATATTTTGATCGAAATACTTTTGGGTGATTGCAGTTATTTGAGCCTCGGCATCACTAGTCCAACCATTGTCCTCACCAATTTTCTCACAACTATTTTACCAATAACTTGCACAAAATCCTCCACCAAACCCCCCATATTAGCAGTATTTTTCTTAACTTCTGCAATATTAACTACACTATCACCATCTACATAATTTTTGTCACAAAATTTCTGGGTGATTACAGTTATTTCAGGCTCGACATCCTCAATCCAGGCTTCGTCATCACCAACTCCTTCACTACTTTTATCACCTTCTATAGAATCCTTCACCACACCCTCCATAACATCAACAATTTGTTCTAGACTTACCTCAGTGCCAATATTTTTCTTTACAACTTCCTCACTGCCGATATTTTAACCTATAACTTCCTCACTACCAAAATTATTCTCTGTAACTTCTTTATTGCCAAAAGAATCATTATGAATAGCACCAGTATTATGATGGCCATGTATAATGATGGTCGTCATCTTTTCTATCACCCTGTTtagaaaaaatatacaaaaagttataaaaattataataacgggtaaaaataataaataagcaTAGTCATGAGAATACTTTTGAAGCATTGCTTTCACCTAGAGATTTAAAAACCTTTTCAAATGAGGAAATCATGAACTGCTCCAAAGACAAAACCTTGTCGTTTACCTATAAAGAAAATGTGAAATCAAATATCAATTAAGTTGTCAGAACTGCTCAAAGCCAAAATAAAATTGTACCTTGTTGACTTCACTTCTCAGAAGTTTCAGCTCATTCTCGCTTGAACTCAAGTTACTGGATTGTGAATCTGGATTCTCATTGTTTATAGGTTGTGATTCCAGCTTATTTTTTGGGTGCTTCTTAGCATTTCTTTTAGGTCGAGTGTTGAAATCATCAACATCAGCTCTTGGATTAACTTCATCCACGACTCCAGATTCGATATACATCTCATTTTTATCTTCATATACCGGGACAAAATCATGCAATTCAAGCCTTGTTTGTTCAATATTTGTTGGGACAATGTTACCAAACACCAActacaaatataaaaaaaacttAAACAATCATGTAATTTTAAAATAACAAAAAACAACCAATATATTACTTGTAGAAACTACGCATCATACAGTTAATTGATATTATGTATATCAAAGGTATAAAATATGTATTAGaaatgtataattcatgtatcaGAAGTAAATTCATATGTATTGCTACAAAATATTGTaaactaaataaaaatattttttacctgCTCCCgacttaaaagaaaaaaaatctttcCTCAACCTCTTGAAGGTCACCTTCTTCTTTACAATCCAGTTTAATATGCGTGGCACAATATCTCCAATCCGGTAAGCAAGGTTTTTGCGAGTATAGGGGCAGCATTCATAAAACCAACACTGGAATGTCAAAGGCAAACCACCATATCGGTACATCTCTCCTACTACGAACCTTATCTTTCATTAACTCCAACACAACATTGAAAACCGCTTTCCTCCAAATGGAAAGTCTCAAAATTACCAGATTCAACAAACAGAAAATCATTCTTTGTTATGAAATCATCATTCGTAATAGAAAATAGGAAACTGTGAATGAAATACAATACTGCAATCTTTAATGCGTCCTCATCAGTTTTCCAGATCTTTATGAAGAAACAATTAGTTAACAATTTCTTAGACACTTTCAACATGCTTGAAAAGTATAATTTCATCAACCGACTCAACTGGACATATTCATAATCCTTATTGGGATCACCATTACACTTTAAACCTGTGATAATACAAAACTCTTCAAGTCCAAAGCGCAACTTGGTGCTATTCACTTTAATCCATAACTCATCATCTTTAGGTGACACCACTTTCCTAAGCAATAGTGAATGGATAAGTTGATTCTGTATAAAAAATTTGGGCAAGTCCACAAAATAACCAAAACATGTTCTTCTAAACATCTCAATTTGGTGATCATCCAAAGTATCTTTCAAATGTTTCACTATATTGCAGTTTGTATGTATACTGATACGGGTACTATAATGATCACCCAAAAGAACATAGTAATTCCAAAACTGCACACAATAAAAAAACATAAATATATATAAGCTTCATAACAACCACAAATATTCACTTTAAACATTACTTATATACTATGTGGATAGATGATACACTTTATATACAAATTGCACATTACTTATTGACTtgatacaaattatatacaatatGAAAAAAGAATGATGCTTTTTATATACAAATCTGGAACATAACTGCTATATTGGATAAATTTTCTACATACTAAAATAAACTAAGCGCACGCAAGTGATAGTTATATCATTAGAAAATACCTTCAAATCAGATGAGCTAGAACACTTTTGATCAACGtgaacttttttcttttttgatggaACATCATCCCCATCCCTTTTAGAACCTTTACCCTTATCCTTCACAACATCATTTCCCACCATTTTTAATCTTTCTTTTTGAACTTGTGCCTTTTTCAACAACTACACGCTTAGCAGTTTGTGACCTCGTTACTCTATAGTTGGGAGTCCTGCTATGTGAACGAGTCCTTCTATCAACGGGGTTACTTTGATTGTAGAGGGTAGTTTTCTCTTTATTTGGGGAGAATGACAGAAATAATGATACTTCGGTGCCATTATCATTTTTTTGAGTACAAGAAGCTTGGAAAAAATTCTTGTACCGAAATTTTAAAGTTCGTTCGCCGGGATTTTTCTTATTTGCAAGAATTTTAACGCACACAGCAGTAATGGTAATCGTCACGGATTGCTTAAAATTATGGTGATTGTTACGATTTTGGGTGTTTCATAAATATGATAGAGCGCTTCAAAAGTTTGGCAAGCGTATTTTAAAAATCTGATAGAGggctatttttcaaaaataattcttaatgaggccaaaatataaatatttttaaaaaaggtCAATTCAGCGTTTATGACATTGGACCAACCTTTTTTAAATCTCTATTTATATTTTGCTTATGTTAAGAAAAATAACCTCGTGCCAAAACTTTTAAAGCAAACTTGCCAGAATTTTGAAGAAACATGTCCTAACGATCATTAGAGTTTTCAGCATAACTAAAAAATGGGTGATCTGCCGGATTTTTGTGGTCAGTTGTACAAAAATGAGGTAACCGTCAGAAATTTGTGACAATCAATATAACTCGTAAAATTATGGCAACCGTTAGAATTCCGTCGAATCATTATAAGACTTGCCTAAGAAATTCAAACAATTTTTTCAAGCCTTTTTTTACTGGGGTCAAAACCTAAGCACCGACGCCAAATGATCCTCTTTGTATCATTCTAGGCTAGTTAGTTTACTAGCCTTAGAGTACTGTCTCAACGAgtataaatttattttaaaactagtattgagttataaaataaaagtataagTTCCTAAAGATGATCATGAATATTGTTTGTGTATAACTAACTCAATAGTTAAAGAAACCATCTCATAAAtccgcaattatcaataatttagcttaaaatttattttaagtttgtaACTTCATAATTTTAGTTTCACAGGCAAGAATCTTGAAAATCTTAATAATCTTGAAGGATACAACTTATAACATACAAGCAGACAACTAATAATTTATGAACTTTAAATAAATACAAAATCAAAGTGCAATAGTAAACAAAAAACGACACTGAGAAAAAGAAATAAAGCAAGCTAGTAAGAGAATCTCCAATTGAAATCTAGCTAATAAACTCACTCACAATAAGCTAAATGTATCATGgattaaaaattaaagaatctcATAAATTATATTGCTAAATTTGTgcctttaattattttttccttaaCATTGCGCATAAGTATAATAGTGCATTTAAAacttttgaaagttaaaagtatAATATTGAATAATTTTATTGGTGCAGTTCTTGTATCTTTTTAAAAAGCGAATTATCTTCGTTATTGTCCAAGAACCTGTTCCTCTTCTTTCTTAAATCTTTTTATTCTTCCTTTTCTAGTTTTTAATCATTTATTTATAATTTACGTGTAAGACTTATACAAAGTGAAGTTTCAATAAAACTCTAAATATGATAACTTTCTACATTGTTTAAATAAGAAAACAAATTAATAAGtaaacttttaattaattttaatctCTTAAATATTACaaaaacaattaaataattaCTAAATAAAGTGTTTCTTATAATAGTTAGCATAAAATTTGAGGGACTTTAGAATACATTTTTTTGGTGATAAAGATCgagtttgaaatgaaaaaaaaaagcaTTAGTTTTAAATTTTAGTCTTTTATTCTAGGTAAATATTTTTTGATTAATAGTATTCAATTGGATGGTAAACTACTCACGCGttcttatttaattaatatgttatGATGGCTAAAGTCTAAAAATTAGGATTTCTTACTTCGTTCAATAAAGAaatatttaataaccaaaattttagGTGTTTTAaatatcctaaatattagaaaagtaacttaaattataattatatctaatgtaaaatttaattttagaggataaaaaaggcgaacaatatttcgctaacggccttcgtgcttttaatatagtactagtatagtatagatagatagatagatagacaGGCAGacagatagatagatagatagatgcGTAGCTCTTTGTTTCTGTCCGAACTCGCCACCCtcaatttatcaaataaaataaattcatCCTAATTTTGTCACATTCTCACGCCAAAACAAACTTTAAATAGTTAAAACTATACAAAACAATTTCCATATGGATACAAAAATCAAACGAATATACTTAATGTCACTCAGTATTCAGAATTAATGAATACATTTCAAAGCTTAAAAATGTAGCCTTGTATATAATTAATAGAAAGTACTGAAAACTTAAAACCAATATACAGTTTTAAAtatgaagaattaacccaaatagccgtccaCCAAAtcccttaaactaaaaatagtcggtgaaggtataatatatgtataatttatatattatatatgtataataaatatataatctatatatttggcaagaaaaagtaaataatgaatatgaccggctatttACATAAAGATGCCTTTAAATATTTCGGGGCTACCCATGCTGGATTCCATGGGCGTTTAGTTATTTGTCCAGGGATTTATTTGGACAATCGATGACATGTTTGCCTGGCCCAACAAACAGAAACAAAATGCACAAGTATTAAGTTACTTGATCTTATAAGGATTTTTTTCGTATAGATACAAAAATAGGACATTATTTATATACTTTAGCTtgatttttgaactttcaaaaaGTAGCTAGAGTGATTTTATAACATGTATACAAATTCGATCAAAACATACAACTTGCATGTAACTTGTATATAATTTTTTATTGTGTAAAATCCGGGCAAAACATACAACTTACATATAACTTGTATATAAATTTTTATTGTGTAAAATTCGGGCAAAACATACAACTTATATACAAAATTCCATACATAAATTTGTTCTAAACAAATTCGATCAAAACATACAACTTACATATAACTTGTATATAATTTTTTATTGTGTAAAATCCGGTCAAAACATACAACTTATATACAGATTTCATACAAAACTTTTGTTGTAACAAATTCGATCAAAACATACATTTTGCATACATTTTACATATAACTTATATAAAACTTACATACAACTTATTTATGTCTTCCTCTTTTAAGTTACAAATTGAATTTTCAACCAAACCAacatcttcaccaaacaccctcaaaattgagacaTAAACTCCAATAGACATTCTCAATCATTGTAAtaatacccaatccaaacaaaacataataaaatttaatttttgaatttaaagCTTTAAAGCTTTTTTATGGCTGTCAATAGAGTTTTATAATAAATTCTATGTTTATAATAATATCTGGAGTGATTTTAATCTAAAGTACAAAATTGGACCAGAAAAGCAAACATTCAACATTTGTCAAATTTCTTGAGTCCATTGTACAAAAGTCTAAATAGCTCGCCTCCTTCGTGTTAGTCAAGGTTATGGGTGTACATGGACTGAGTTGATTCGGTTTTATcaagaccaaaccaaaccaactatatcggtttggattggttcgattttgtcCAGTTTTTCAGATTTTCGGGTTTtttgttatttaaatattatttcaatcttactttgttaaatatttgataaataaatatatatttagtaaaaatataaaaaatagacaaacatattatcgattaaaatattcttatgggagaattctattagtaatacataatagttatttttttagtcatctgacaataatttttcgttgatgtacactttcaggttaaccgaatctagtaattaaatataaaaatcaatatgatacctaaatattaataatcacttcacattcgaaaaagatataagaatttaatagatcttaacatatgatatgaatatggaagaacaaagagataaacgcatttcagtaacacttaataagaaagtgatcatacaactcattatttaaggtcaataaatatagagcacttcatattctattagaatttatatcccgcaagagaatcccaaatatttctagacattttttaaagaaaattttatatttatatgtcgggttggttcggatttttttactcgatatcaaaccaaatcaaaccaaaccaagtcgggttttttaatcggtttggtttgacttttcggtttagTGCGAtgtttcggttcggtttgtacacccctagtcaAGGTTAGTTCCTCTcctattatttatttgaataatgaGATAATAGTGATTGCGCCTTGTCGGCTTTAAAGACAGTGATGAAACAACGACAAATATCACTTTTAGTCCGTGTCAGAAACAATCTACGTTTCGCAgccgaaaaaatgtataaaatttatatttttatatgataTACAAAATGGTTTCCCAAAAACTAGTTTATGACAGTTTTTAATTGAAATTTTTTCTTGCACTCACAAAATTTaacttttcttcaaataaaatgtatgtccaaatacaacttcaactttcaaaaataaatttttaacacaatttcaaaaattattttttgaaatttcaattaaatttatatccaataatttttgaaatttcaATCAAATTTATATTCAAACGCTAGCTTAATTTAGAGAATATTTGGATCTCCCGCTCTTGATGTTAGAGCTTCTAGTACGAGAGAATCCATTTAATTTACAATGACTCTTGAGTATGTCCGTTGGGGGTTGAGAATATTGCCTTAAAATTAATCATCTGAGCTTGATATGATTCGAGGAGGTCTATGGTCAGTGTCACAAACTGCTTTCAGAATTAAACACATAAATTTAACTGCGTTGCTaactgtatacgggtaaaatcaagATCACTGAGCATCTCGGTTTTTCGGTGAGGCAAACGGAGCAGGAACGTGACCGTAAGGAATCAGAGTCACATCGAGGAACTCCTTGTATCGGGGCTCGAGCAAAACACTTGCTCTCGGGGGCATCGTGACCAAGTCCTTCGGGTCCGGTTCGAGCCTAAAGatttcggagagcattaccaaacaactgtacacgactaacaaagggtcGTGATGTCCATACCCAACaggatatcacggcgtgaatctcggcccgtatcggaAGAAAATAAGTGATTAGCGAAACAGaaaatttttacctttcttagaattgtacttagggtaaaattctcctactatataaagggggaagCTTATTATTCATAAAACACATTGTAATACGCATACCAAGGCAATTTACTTCAATTCTctttgttattcaaagttcttattttttattcttaagttcttcataagtgcaaGCTCGGAGTCGAAGGCAGGTTCCTCATTGAGCCGTTAATCGAGCCCGAGATCACTCTCATCATTGGTTTGGCCATTTACTAGATCTTTCATTTGCTTAATCTAACGacattaatcacttgtattgaattaatccacatatccttaaaaccacatataaattcaattgttatccgttttaaaGGGTAAACACTAACTATACTAACTAATTCATAATAAATGAATCTTGATTTCTTGATTACTTTTACATAAAGCTGCATAATTTCCTCCTTTCTCTTTatcctcttttttttttggtaaataattttttttaccaAGTAAATTTTTTATGGCTCAAAACAAAGGAAAAAACAGACTGAAACCAAATTcggcacctactgttataacatAATGTTGTTCGAACTAAAAATCGTCGTTGCCACTTATCAACTCTTAGTAAACtgaatgttcgaaaaacaaataggaaaatcaatggagatttacattgatgacatgttagttaagtccgtGCGAGCACATGGCCATTTGGAACATTTGCAGAAAAacttcaacatactgaagaaatacaatatgaagttgaacccggagaaatgcgcattcggggtcgggtCTGGGAAGTttcttggattcatggtgtccaatcgagggaTCGGGATCAAttccgacaaaatcaaagctatagaagacatcaccgtggtggacaatgtcaaggtcgtTCAGAGGCTAAAtaggcgcatagccgccctgggtcgGTTCATATCAAGGTCCTCCAATAAGAGCCATTAATTCTTCTCGTTATTAAATAAGAAGAATAAATTTTCGTGGACCCCGGAGTCctagcaagctttggaagaactcaaatggtatctttcgagtccacccttgcttcatactccgaaggtaGATGAGCATTTGTACCTGTACTTAGTGGTatccgaggtagcggtaagtggagtcttagtctgggaagaggaaggtacgcaatttcctaacTATTATGTTAGTTGGACTTTAGGCGAGGCCAAAACAAGGTACCCACacctagagaaattggcgctcggtttgctaagcgcctccaaaAAGTTGAAGCTATATTTTCAATGACATCCCATTTGTGTCGTAACTTCTTACCCACTAAGGAACATGATGCACAAACCCGATCTATctggccggttggccaaatgggccatagcaattagcgggtacgatatcgaatatcgaccccgaaccgccatcaattctcaaattttggcagacttcgtggacgGCTTCATGCAGACCTTAATACCCAAAGTcaaaaaggaattgttgttaatCTCGGGGAGTTTCTCGGGAATCTGGACTCTCTTTACGGTCGGTGACTCAAACGCAAAGGGGTCCAGACTCGGCATCGTGTCGAAGCCGCCTATTGGTAACGCAGTTAGGCAATAtattaggactgtgaaattgactaacaatgagtccGAGTATTAGGCCATGaatgcaggtctcgaattggctaaaagcatGGGGGCTGAGGTGGTCGAAGCTAACtacgactccctccttgtggtaaatcaagtcaacggtacattcgaagtaaaagaggaacgaatgctaAGGTACTTGGGCAAATTATGGGTAATGCAacatcaattcaaggaatggaccttaCAACACATACCCCAGGATCAATATAGCGAAGCCGATGCtttggctaacttggggtcatcggttgatgacgatgaattcagctcGGGAACGATCGTACAACTAATGAAATCAGTAGTGGAAAAAGGTCATGTCGAG
This sequence is a window from Nicotiana tomentosiformis chromosome 5, ASM39032v3, whole genome shotgun sequence. Protein-coding genes within it:
- the LOC138893060 gene encoding uncharacterized protein, which encodes MVGNDVVKDKGKGSKRDGDDVPSKKKKVHVDQKCSSSSDLKFWNYYVLLGDHYSTRISIHTNCNIVKHLKDTLDDHQIEMFRRTCFGYFVDLPKFFIQNQLIHSLLLRKVVSPKDDELWIKVNSTKLRFGLEEFCIITGLKCNGDPNKDYEYVQLSRLMKLYFSSMLKVSKKLLTNCFFIKIWKTDEDALKIAVLYFIHSFLFSITNDDFITKNDFLFVESGNFETFHLEESGFQCCVGVNER